The Verrucomicrobiia bacterium region GAGCATGCAAAGGCCGTCTCCGTGCAGCATTGAGGGGGCGTTTTCACCGAGCGCACGCTCGTTTACAAACTCCAGCGCCTGCGCGAACTGGGCTTTGAAGTGGACGCGCCGTAGGTGAATGAGCGTTAGACGCCAATTCAGCCGCGCTCACCGGGATGGGACTTCGGGTTGTTATTTCGATTTTCAAATGACCAGCCCAAAATCTTCCATTCAATTGCCATAAGTTGGCATGCGAAGCGAATCGTTGACATTGGGAAACCGCAACATGTTTTTTGAAAGCTCTTCGGTTGTTGTTTTCATAAAAAGCTCAACCTTCGGTTTTCTTCTTGATGAAAGTAATCGCGTTGCCGATGACACCAATAATACAGAATACGAGGAGCGGATTTAGGAGTATCGCAAAAAGTTTATGCCCCAAATAGCTTACACCATCGTCCATTCCAAACGCTTGAATTAGTATTATCGTAGGTTCAAGCAATCTCAGATATAAGTATGAAATCCAATCGACCAAACCAGAATGTGAGCTAGGAGCCACCAATGCGTCCAAAATTGCAAAAATGCTCATAACCGCAAACATAGACACTGACAAGGCGACCTGCACCTTGAACGTGAGAGACGAACGGCGTTTTAGTATTCCAGAATTATTCATGTTCTGTTCTCCCTCACGAAGTCGATGGAAAACACAATTACCCCTCCGCCAATCTGTCCTTAAAGATAATACTGCGTGGTGTCACCCTCGGAAAATTGGGACAATCCAAGATAACTGGGATAATTCGGTGACAAGATCGGCTGGACCAATTGCATTACAACGCCTCACTCATTTCTTCAAAAAATCCACCTTCGCGCTCAGCTCGGGCGTGAGGTAGTTGTCCGGATTCAGGATTTGCACCTTGATTTGCAACGTGCCCTTGGCCCGGTTGGCTTCCGGCGCAATCTCCGCCACGACGCCGTCATAGACCCGGTCCGGATAGGCCTCCGGACTGACGCGGCACTTTTGGTTCAACGAGATTTTGGCCAGGTCGGCTTCGTTCATGTCGATTTCCACCTGCAAATCCTTCGGATCGGCCAGGGCGATCAGCGCCGTGCTGGGCCCGCGCGTGCCGCCAAAGCTTTGCGGCGTGACGAGTTCATTCGGGTCCACCAGCTTTTCGAGAATGACGCCGTTGATGGGCGAACGGATGGTGCACCAGCCCACATACGCCCGGGCCACGTCGCGCGCGCCTTCGGCCATGGCCAGCGTGGCCTTGGCGGAATCCACTGCAATGCGCGCATCGTCGAGCGACTGCCGGGATTCGATGTCCGTTTTGGCCAGTTTGCTGATGCGCTCGTAATCGAGTTCCGCCTTGGCCAGCCCGGCCTGCGCGCTGCTGACCTGCCCGGCCGCCTCCTGCAACCGCGCCTTGAATTCGGTGTCGTCCAAGAGCACCACAACCTGTCCGTTGGTGACTGCGTCCCCCTTCTTGACGCCGATCCATTTCACCACGCCCATGAACCGCGGGCTGAGCTCGATCCGCTCGCGGTTGATGATGTAGCCGCTCACCGTGAGGACAACGTCCCCAGCCGGCGCCATGGTGGTATTGGCCATGTTCGTTGTCGCGGCCGGGACGGTTGCGGCATCCGTCGTGGCGCTGGCCAGCACGTCGGTGGTTTCCGTGGTTTTCATGACCCGGCGGCTGTCCGAGACCCGGGGCCAGGCAAAAAACAGGGCCGCGCCGGTCACGGCGAACACCACGAAGAAAATCACCCACACGGGCCGCCGCGGACGCAGTTTCTGGTCGCGGTCGATTTTGAGTTGGTCCAACGGTTCCATGTTCATGAGCGACCCCCAAACAATGCCCAAGCGGACGAGTTCCGCAAGCCGGGCGCGTTCAAACTGACTTGAGCGCGGCGATCACCGGGAGCCGCGCGGCCCGCAGCGCCGGCAGAAAACTGCCCACGATTCCGACGCTGACGGCAAAAATCATCCCCTGCACCAGCAACGGCGGGGTCACCTGAAACTGGAAGATGACCTCGCTGAAGGTATTGAAACTGAGCGTGCCGAAGCGGACGCCAAACGCCACACACAACCACTGCGCCAGCAGCGCCGCAAGACAGCCGAGCACGCCGCCCAGGCCGGCCAGAATCGCCCCTTCGAGATTGAAGCTCGCCAGGATGGTCCGCCGGCGGAAGCCGAGCACGCGCAACGTGCCAATCTCACGGGTTCGCGCGCCGACGCTAGCATACATCGTGTTCATCGCCGCAAAGACGGCGCCGATGGACATGGCGGTGGCCAGCAGCGTGCCCAGCATTTTGATCGGTCCCGCGGTGGCGGTTTGCGCCGCGTA contains the following coding sequences:
- a CDS encoding efflux RND transporter periplasmic adaptor subunit, with product MEPLDQLKIDRDQKLRPRRPVWVIFFVVFAVTGAALFFAWPRVSDSRRVMKTTETTDVLASATTDAATVPAATTNMANTTMAPAGDVVLTVSGYIINRERIELSPRFMGVVKWIGVKKGDAVTNGQVVVLLDDTEFKARLQEAAGQVSSAQAGLAKAELDYERISKLAKTDIESRQSLDDARIAVDSAKATLAMAEGARDVARAYVGWCTIRSPINGVILEKLVDPNELVTPQSFGGTRGPSTALIALADPKDLQVEIDMNEADLAKISLNQKCRVSPEAYPDRVYDGVVAEIAPEANRAKGTLQIKVQILNPDNYLTPELSAKVDFLKK